The Verrucomicrobiia bacterium sequence TGAAAAAATTAATCAAATTTATGATAAAGTAGATGGTGCGAAAGAAACTATTATAAAATATACCGGTTATGGTCTTGCAGTGGGAGCAGCTTTAACTCCTCAAGAATCGTTGGCAGCAGATGTAGCAGAAGCATCTTTGGATGCACTTGGAGTAGTCGAAACGATGGCAAGCGGTCCTTTGGGTGCTCTTGCCGGTTGTTTAATTGCACCAGCTCCTGGTAAAAGCAGATTGGATATTTTTTCTTGCATGAGTCATGAGGTAAATGAGGTAGGCAATGAGTTAGTAAGTAGCCCGGCTGCAAAGAATGTTTGGAATCACATTGAAAATCAATCCAAAGCTGCCATTCAATCGGGCGGAGCAGGCATATTTTATTGATTCTCGTTTGTCTTATCATTCTTCATCGTCAGCTTTTGAGCTGGCTTCAGGCATCACAACGCCTTTTTTTGCGGTTTGAATGAATTGAATGATTTCTTTGATTTCTGAAGAAGCGGATGCAAGGTCAAATTGTTTCAAAGTTTCGTTGAGATTTTTTTCAGAAAGAAACAGCTCATGATAAAGACGTTTTAACGCCATGCGGGTTTCTAAAGAAAATTGTGCGCGTTTAAGAGCGACGCTATTTAAACCCATCAAACGATTTGTCGCATCGCCGATCATGAAAGGAGGAATATCTTTGCTGATGCGTCCTCCGCCGCGCAGCATGCCCATACGACCCACGCGACAGAATTGATGAATCACGGTGTTGCCAGAAATGAAAGCTTTTTCGCCGATTTCGACATAACCCGCGCATAAAGCGTGGTTCGCGAGAATGGCGCCATCTTTAACTTTGCAATTATGAGCCAGATGAGAGCTGCCCATTAAAAAGCAGTGATTCCCGATTTCTGTAGCTGTTTCGGGTTGGGTGCCGCGATGGATAGTGGCATATTCGCGAATTATGTTGTGATCGCCCATTCGCACGTAGCTAATCGTTTTAAAATCGAAAGCGTGATCTTGAGGTTCAGCGCCAATAATCGCTCCATAACCAATTTGATTATGATTTCCAATTGTTGTGTGACCTGTAATGACAGCATGAGCACGAATCTCGCAATTTTCTCCGATAGTAACGTGTTCATCGATAATAACGCCCGGGCCAATTTGAACGTTGCTTGCAAGTTTGGCCTTGGGATGAACGTGTGCGGTGGGATGAATCATAAACGGTTTGCTGCTCGGAAACTAAACCAACCTTCAGGAAATTCCGAGGTTCTTTTTCCAATGATCACGTGATCGAATAAGGCAATTTCTAAGATTTTGGAAGCTTCAAGCAAGGTTTGGGTCATTTGCATATCGGCTGTGGAAGGGGAGGGGTCGCCGGAAGGATGGTTGTGGACCAAGATAATAGCATGAGCGCGGCGTGCGATAGCCGATGAAAAAACTTCGCGAGGATGAGCAAGAGTTTGATCGAGCAAGCCTCGTGAAATTTCTTCGATGCTAATGAGCAAACGTTTAGCATTGAGCAAAATCACGCGCACACTTTCATATTGCAACGTTTTTAATTCCTCACCCAAAAGCTCGTAAACCGCTTCAGGCGTTTCAATCTTTTGTTGTTGAACCAGTTGACGGCGTAAGCGAGAACCCATTTCAAAAGCCGCTTTGAGTTGGATAGCTTTAGTCATTCCTACGCCTTTGATTTGCGCCAAATCTCGCAAGGAAGCTTGGGCTAGACCATCGAGACTATGAAATTTTTTGAGTAATGTTTCACCCAACTGCACAGAGGAAATGCCCGTAGTGCCCGTGCGCAAGAGAATCGCTAGCAATTCCGATTCTCGCAACGCTGAAGGGCCTTGATTCTGCAATCGTTCGCGAGGTCTTTCTGCGGAGGGCAGTTCACGAATTTTGAGCATGCTCAAAATGATAGCGATGTGATCGAAATGAGGAAAGGGATTTTATGGGTTAGTGGCTAAAGACTGTAATCGAATATGAACATCTTCCTGAACCGCATCCCAGAGTTGAATGATGAATTGTTGGACGTGTTGTTTGGCTTGGAGAAGAGTTTCCGGTGTGAACGATTTGCGATCAGGCGGAAGTTGATGCGCGGAGAGGTAAAATTTAATTTTTGGTTCCGTGCCTGATCCGCGCACGATAATTTGCGCGCCATTATCCAATTTAAAGAGAAGCATGAGTTCTTTGGGAATCGGTTTGCCATCTACATCAACTAGATTTTCTTTAGCAAAATTCATTTTTTCTACGACGGCGTGGCCTAAATAGTTCTTAGATGGATTTTGTTCAAAAGATTTTAAAATGCCTTGAATTTTGACTGCGCCTTCAGCGCCTTCGAGAAGAAATTGTCCCAATTTTTCATAGAAGAAGCCGAGTTCCGAATAAATTTGGTCCAGATACTCGAGCAGGGTTTGATTTTGTGAGCGGGCATGAGCCGCGGCTTCCACGAACATAAGTGCGGCTGCGTTGGCATCTTTATCGCGAACATAATCTCCGCCGCTGTAGCCGTAACTTTCTTCGCCACCAAATACGAAGTAGCACCCTTTTTTCAAATGGGCGTTGCGCTTTTCTTCTTCAGAATAGGAGCGATAATGTTTTTCATTGAATCCTTGCTCGACGAGTTGTTGTTCGTAGTCGCGCAGTTTTTCTCCAATATATTTGAAACCGGTTAGGGTGTTGACTAGTTTTAGTCCAAATTTTTTAGCGATAGCTGTTTGCAGTTCGGTGGTGACGAAGGTTTTGATGAGACAGGCATGGGTTGCATTTTGTGAGGTGAGAATGCCTTGCTGGAAAAGTGTGGTGGTGCGGTAATAAGCTAAAATGGAACCGATTTGGTTTCCAGTAATAAGTTCGTAATCGTCTTGCGAGTTACGAATGGCAACACCCATACGGTCGCAATCGGGATCGGTAGCAATCACGATGTCGGCTTTATCTTTTTGAGCTTTTTTTATGGCGAGAGTGAGCGCTTCGCTATTTTCTGGATTGGGCGATGCGACAGTGGGGAAACGGCCATCAGCGCTGAGTTGTTTTCTAACGAGTAGGGGTTTAATTTTGTATTTTTTTAAGGTGGGAACGATCGCATGTGCGCCTGTGCCGTGGAGCGGTGTGTAAACGATTTTAAGATTCGAGGCCTGTGTTTCTAAGGTTTCCTGGTCAAGAACTAAAGTTCTCAAGGCTCGCAAGTAAGCTTTATCGGTTTCTGGATTAAGCATTTGGATAGTGGCGCCGTAGCGTGGTTCGAGTTCTCCGGTAGCTTGGATCTGGTTGACTTCGTGAATGATTGCCGAGGCGTGCGGTTCGACGAGTTGCGCGCCATCGTCGAAATAGGCTTTGAAACCGTTGTCGTAAGGAGGATTGTGGCTGGCGGTAATCATGACGCCAGCTTGGGCATTGAGATAGCGAATGGTAAAGGAAAGTTGAGGGGTGGAACGGTCTTCGGCAAAGAGCCAAGCGTTGATGCCTTCGTTGGTGGCGACTTGTGCGACGAGTTGGGCAAAATCTCGGGAAAAATGTCGGGTGTCATGCGCGATGACGAGACTGGGTGAGGGATGTTTGCGAAAAATTTTCTTAAGATAACGGCAGAGTCCACGCGCAGCGCGTTCGACATTGGCATCGTTCATGGCATTGGAACCGAGGCAGGCATGCTCGGGTCGATCCAGTTCGTTAGGGGTGCCTCGTTCGGCGCGGGTGACATATTTACCTATCGTGCGTCCGCGTAGACCGCCGGTGCCAAAGCTTAAGGTTTTATAAAAACGATCGTTGATTTCGGTAAGTTGTTTCTCATCCCATAATTCTTGTAAAGCCGCGCGTTGCCAGGAGTTGGGAAGGGTTAAATGATAGGCTTCGAGAAAGTTTTTGGCTGCCGTTTCAAAAAGTTGTCCTGACGCGATATGGGTAGAAAGTTGTTCTAAGGTAATCATAATGAGTCACCAAAAAACCCAATTCTAAGGTAAAAGGGAAGCTTTTTTTATCGCTATCAGCTTTCAGATTTCGCTTGCTATGTATAAGTGTTCCTTATTAAACTTGGGTCGCATGCAAGGAACTTTAGCTATCCTTCGGAAGCTTGGTAGCCTTATTCAGGGGGACGTTTTCATTCAACATAAAACAAAGGAAAAATATGAGCGATTCAATCGATATTCATGATGACGTTAAATTATTGCACCGAATGGGCTACGCACAGGAGCTCAAGCGGCGCATGAGTGCTTTTTCTAATTTTGCCATTTCTTTTTCGATTATTTGTATTTTGGCGGGTGGCATTACTTCTTTTCAATTGGGCTTTTGTGGCGCAGGCGGGGCGGGAGTAGGGATTGGTTGGCCAGTGGGCGTGTTTTTTGCCTTTTTAGTATCTTTAACTATGGCGCAAGTGGCTTCCGCTTATCCGACGGCGGGTGGTCTTTACCATTGGAGTTCCATTTTGGGTGGAAAAGGATGGGGATGGGTAACGGCTTGGCTCAATTTGAGTGGATTAATTTTTGTGACTGCTGCAGTAGACGTCGGAGCTTACACCATCTTTATTAATGCGGTACTTCCTTATTTTGGAGTCGATCCTGCTGGGCTTACGGCTCATCATCAATTGTTGGGTGTGAGTTTAATTATTTTCTCACATGCATTGTTCAATCACTACGGGATTCATGTGACGACTTTATTGACTGATTTTAGCGGTTATTTGATTTTTGCAGTTTCTATTGTGCTGACTCTTACCATGTTGTTCCTTGCCTCGCATTTGGATTTTGGTCGGCTTGTTACATTTGCGAATTATAGTGGCGATGCGGGAGGAGGAGTTTGGCCGCAAAATAATAGTATTATGATGCTTTTTTTATTGGGGTTATTGTTGCCGGTTTACACGATAACCGGTTACGATGCTTCAGCCCATACTTCAGAAGAAACTGTAGGAGCGGCG is a genomic window containing:
- the lpxA gene encoding acyl-ACP--UDP-N-acetylglucosamine O-acyltransferase, translated to MIHPTAHVHPKAKLASNVQIGPGVIIDEHVTIGENCEIRAHAVITGHTTIGNHNQIGYGAIIGAEPQDHAFDFKTISYVRMGDHNIIREYATIHRGTQPETATEIGNHCFLMGSSHLAHNCKVKDGAILANHALCAGYVEIGEKAFISGNTVIHQFCRVGRMGMLRGGGRISKDIPPFMIGDATNRLMGLNSVALKRAQFSLETRMALKRLYHELFLSEKNLNETLKQFDLASASSEIKEIIQFIQTAKKGVVMPEASSKADDEE
- the radC gene encoding DNA repair protein RadC; protein product: MSMLKIRELPSAERPRERLQNQGPSALRESELLAILLRTGTTGISSVQLGETLLKKFHSLDGLAQASLRDLAQIKGVGMTKAIQLKAAFEMGSRLRRQLVQQQKIETPEAVYELLGEELKTLQYESVRVILLNAKRLLISIEEISRGLLDQTLAHPREVFSSAIARRAHAIILVHNHPSGDPSPSTADMQMTQTLLEASKILEIALFDHVIIGKRTSEFPEGWFSFRAANRL
- a CDS encoding phospho-sugar mutase is translated as MITLEQLSTHIASGQLFETAAKNFLEAYHLTLPNSWQRAALQELWDEKQLTEINDRFYKTLSFGTGGLRGRTIGKYVTRAERGTPNELDRPEHACLGSNAMNDANVERAARGLCRYLKKIFRKHPSPSLVIAHDTRHFSRDFAQLVAQVATNEGINAWLFAEDRSTPQLSFTIRYLNAQAGVMITASHNPPYDNGFKAYFDDGAQLVEPHASAIIHEVNQIQATGELEPRYGATIQMLNPETDKAYLRALRTLVLDQETLETQASNLKIVYTPLHGTGAHAIVPTLKKYKIKPLLVRKQLSADGRFPTVASPNPENSEALTLAIKKAQKDKADIVIATDPDCDRMGVAIRNSQDDYELITGNQIGSILAYYRTTTLFQQGILTSQNATHACLIKTFVTTELQTAIAKKFGLKLVNTLTGFKYIGEKLRDYEQQLVEQGFNEKHYRSYSEEEKRNAHLKKGCYFVFGGEESYGYSGGDYVRDKDANAAALMFVEAAAHARSQNQTLLEYLDQIYSELGFFYEKLGQFLLEGAEGAVKIQGILKSFEQNPSKNYLGHAVVEKMNFAKENLVDVDGKPIPKELMLLFKLDNGAQIIVRGSGTEPKIKFYLSAHQLPPDRKSFTPETLLQAKQHVQQFIIQLWDAVQEDVHIRLQSLATNP
- a CDS encoding amino acid permease — encoded protein: MSDSIDIHDDVKLLHRMGYAQELKRRMSAFSNFAISFSIICILAGGITSFQLGFCGAGGAGVGIGWPVGVFFAFLVSLTMAQVASAYPTAGGLYHWSSILGGKGWGWVTAWLNLSGLIFVTAAVDVGAYTIFINAVLPYFGVDPAGLTAHHQLLGVSLIIFSHALFNHYGIHVTTLLTDFSGYLIFAVSIVLTLTMLFLASHLDFGRLVTFANYSGDAGGGVWPQNNSIMMLFLLGLLLPVYTITGYDASAHTSEETVGAAKNVPKGILRSVYLSGIFGFVMVASFVLAIPNMDEAAKQGGNVFYWLMNTLVPEPLKMILWAGIALANYLCGLACLTSSSRMTFAFARDGGLPWSKGLRHISPVHRTPTYAIWITGTLAVLSTAYAEAYATLTAACVIFLYFSYVMPAAAGIFAYGRTWTRMGPFDIGKTAYRIIGVICVLGVLLMFYLGIQPPNEKALNITGIVIVLLIVTWFTVVKKRFKGPPSEEEAQARLEKLQELEQRVGEAGMKL